The genomic window AGAATTAAGACAGGTTTAAATTTCACAGTATAGATTTTCAAAACTGCCAAGGCATTGCAAATCTAAAAAAGAATGGCATtctcaggaaagaggaaaagtaagtgtgagaataataataacaataaccaaCAAACTTTAGTAAATTCTAGTAAATGTagtaaatttttacattaaaagctTTTGGACATACATTATCATATTTTATGACCACATGAAATATATTATAATCTCATTTTGCACATAGGAAATCTGAGGCTGGCATAAGGAGCACCGAGATCCAGGACTgtatattttcattcttctagGGGTTTGCAACTCAGGTCGATATGTATGAGTAAACTGGGAGCGTGGTGGGTTCTTTAATAGAAAAACTAGGAAAGTTTTCCCACTATTATTAACTATTTACATAAGATTTATAATAGATAATGGACTTCAATTTCTAGAGCAAAAGGGCCCCACCCAAGGAGGCCATAATCCTTCCAGTGCTCTACTGCAAGGTAAGAGAGTGTATACATATCTAAAACTTGTTCTTGGTATTTCCAAAGCAGTCAACTTTTACACCTGTATATGATGCATCCAAATGTTGTTTTTTTGTATGGTTGCATCTCCCATCTTCTTCACCAATAGCTATACATGTATTTCAGAAGAGTTGAAAGAGTTCTTGATGTAGAAATCCATGGTAGAGTTTCGGAGAAATCCCTGAATTCCCTGAAAGTTTTATCTAGAAATACATGTGGAAGTGaacacatctttttaaaaaaatcattacatactttattttttgagaagaaggTATTTCAACAGCCTCTTGAAGGAGCCTACTCTTCCCACTCTCCCACCCCCATTAAGAACCATTGTAGGACGGGCataatggctcaggcctgtaatcccagcactttgggaggccgaggtgagtggatcacctgaggtcaggagttcgagaccagcctggccaacatagtgaaatcccgtctctactaataatacaaaaattagctgggtgtggtggcatgcgcctctaatcccagctactctactcgggaagctgaggcaggagaatcgcttgaacgcgggaggtggaggttgcagtgagctgagatcgtgccattgcactccagcctgggcaacagagcgaaactccatctcaaaaaacaaacaaaaaacacattgtATTAGTGATGGAAATGTGTTCCCTCCCTCCCAACCTGGCAAccactctttcttcctcctccatcaTAAAATACCTTAAGCTAAACTAAACGAATTTTATTTATCGATAGTTTGAATTTTCCATATCATTGCTACACAGCTAAATGAGAGGTACTCCGAGGAAAATATAAATGGCACAGTAATGCATTGTAGATTTTAATAACATACTTGACATCCCAAATTGTTTCCATtggcttcattttaaaaactacgTGTTTTAACATCAAGCAGACACTAAAAGTACAAGATATACTGGGTCTACAAGGTTTAAGTCAACCAGGGAttgaaatataacttttaaacaGAGCTGGATTATCCAGTAGGTAGGTTAAGCATGTGCTTAAGGCATCAGCAAAGTCTGAgcaatccattttttaaaaacgtaATATATGTTTTTGAAAAGCTTAAAAAGTAATAGTCACAGGAAAAATTAGAACTTTTACCTCCTTGCACTTGTTATACTCTTTAGTGctgtttaacttttctttataagtgaGGGTGGTGGAGGGGCCCATAATCTTTTCAGGGAATAAGGTCTtcttgatctttctttcttttttttcttttttttttttttttttttttttttttttttttttttttttttgagaccgagtttcgctcttgtctcccaggctggagtgcaatggcgcgatcttggctcactgcaacctgtgcctcctcctaggttcaagcgattctcctacatcagcctcccagtagctgggatcacaggcatgcaccaccaagcccagctaattttgtattttttagtagagacagggtttcgccatattggtcaggattgtctcgaactcctgacctcaggtgatcctcctgtctcagtctcccagaatgctgggattataggcgtgagccaccgcgtccagcctttCCTTTTATATAATAGTGATAATTCTatccaaagctttttttttttttttttttttgaatcggagtctcattctgtcacccaggctggaaggcggtggcgcgatctcggctcacggcaacctctacctcctggattccagcgattctcctgcctcagcctcctgagtagctggaattacacacgtgcgccaccacgcccggctaagttttgtatttttagtagagacggccaaagctggcctcgaactcctgacctcaggtatctgcccgcctcaacttcccaaagtgctgggattacaggcgtgaaccaccgcgtccGGCTCCAAAGCATTTTCTTTCTATGCCTCAAAACAAGATTGCAAGCCAATCCTCAAAACGGATAATTCAAGAGCTAACAGGTATTAGTTTAGGATGTGTGGCAGTGTTCTTAAGgcttatatgtattaatatacaACAATTCATTTAAACTCACAACAACCCCTGTAAAGCAGGGGGTACTCATATTCCCTTCTCCCTTTATAactaagaaaaatgcaaagtaatttcAGTAGGAAAGAGAAATGTGAGGAGTGTGTAGGAGACAGGACAATGTGTAAAGTGGGTCTTTGGATCACTGTGCAACTCTGCCTCTAGAACACTGAGCACTTTTTCTGGTCTAGGAATTATGACTTTGAGAATGTAGTCCGTCCTTCCAATGACTCCATCTCCATTTTCCTATCTGCCTACAGGCAGAAATCTCCCCCGTATTAAATAAACCTCATCTTTTCAGAGTCTGCTGTTATACCAGGCAATGTACACGTCTGAGAAACCCTTGCCCCAGACAGCCATTTTACACGTAGGAGGGGAAGGGGTGGAGAAGGAGAGGGTAGGCCAACTCTCCAAAAGGAATCCTTTGAACTAGGATTTCTGACTTAGTGAACCCCGCGCTCTCGAAAATCAAGGGTTGAGGGGGTAGGGGGACACTTTCTAGACGTACAGGTGATTTCGATTCTCGGTGGGGCTCTCACAACTAGGAAggaatagttttgctttttcttatgaTTAAAAGAAGAAGCTATACTTTCCCTATGACACCAAACACCCCGATTCAATTTGGCAGTTAGGAAGGTTGTACCGCGCAGGAAGGAAacggggcggggggcggggggatttctttttttctttttaactgagtGAACGCACTCGAACGCGCCTTTGCTGGCAGGCGGGGGAGCGCGGCTGGGAGCAGGGAGGCCGGAGGGCGGTGTTGGGggcaggtgaggaggaggagcCCAGTCCTCCTTCCTTGCCAACGCTGGCTCTGGCGGGGGCTGCTTCCGGCTGGTGCCCCCGGGGGAGGCCCACCCTGGGGCGACTTCAGGGGTGCCACATTCTCTACGTGCTCGGAGTTAATAGCACCTCCTCCAAGCACTCGAGAACGGCGCCCCCCTGCCTGGAAAGATACCGCGATCCCTCCAGAGGAGTTGAGGGACAGAGGCCGAGGGGGCTCTTCCGCCAGCACCGGAGGAACAAAGAGGAGGGGCTGGCTGGTCACCAGAGGGTGGGGCGGCCGCGTGCACTTGGCCGCTGCGGAGAGTGGGAGAGCAGGGAGCGAGCAGCCGGGAGCAGCATGGAGCCTTCGGCGGACTGGCTGGCCACGGCTGCGGCCCGGGGTCGGGTAGAGGAGGTGCGGGCGCTGCTCGAGGCGGGGGCGCTGCCCAACGCACCGAATAGTTACGGTCGGAGGCCGATCCAGGTGGGTGGAGGGTCTGCAGCGGGAGCAGGGGATGGCGGGCGACTCTGGAGGACGAAGTTTGCAGGGGAGTCGGAATCAGGTAGCGCTTTGAGTCTGGAAAAAAGGGCTTCCTGGGGAGTTTTCAGAAGGGGTTTGTAATCACAGACCTCCTCCTGGCGAAGCCCTGGGTGCTTGCGAAGCCAAGGAAGGAATGAGGAGGCACGCGCGTGCCGATCTCTCGAATGCTGTGAAGATCTGAAGGGGGGAACATATTTGTATTAGATGGAAGTATGCTCTATCAGATACAAAACTTACGAAGGTTTGAGATAAAACGGGAGTCTTAAAGAAATGTAAGATGTGCTGGGACTACTTAGCCCCCAATTCACAGATGCCTGGATGGAGTTTATCTTTCTTACTAGTAGGGATTATCAGTGGAAATCTGTGGTGTATGTTGGAATAAATATCGAATATAAATTTCTGATCGAAATTATTCAGAAGCTGCCGGGGGCAGTGCCTCACGCcttataatcccatcactttgggagctCAAGGAGCGGGGGGATCacctaagagttcgagaccagcctggccaacaggtgaaaccccgcctctactaaaaatacaaaacttagccgggggtggtggcaggcgcctgtaatcccagctactcgggaggttgaggcaggagaatcgcttgaacccgggaggctgaggttgcagtgaacagcgAGAGGgagccacttcattccagcctgggtgacagagtgagactgtcgaaagaaagaaagagaaagagagagataaaaaaaagCATTCAGAAGCAACTacatattgtgtttatttttaactgagtagggcaaataaatacatgtttgctGTAGGAACTTAGGAAATAATGAGCTACATTCATGTGATCGTGCCAGAAGTAATATGTAGTCACCATTTTGGGAATGTCTGctaatatttttactgttttgctATCTTTAGCTTCttgataatagtttattttgtgaTAGAGTTTTCAATTCCTCATTTTTGAACAGTGGTGTTTCTCCTCTCCCTACTCCGGTTTTGTGAGGGAGTTAGGGGatgatttaaaagtaattaatgcATGGGTAACTTAGCATCTCTAAAATTTTGCCAACAGCTTGGACCCGGGAATTTGGCTTTGTAGTCCTAAAATATCTTAGAAGAGAccttatttgtttaaaaacaaaaaggaaaaagaaaagtggatagttttgacaatttttaatggggaagggagaagaacATGTAGAAAAGGGGAAGTGTTGTTGGCTTAGAATCCTAACTACATTGGTGTTTAATATAGGAACActtatttgtataatatttttaaatgctaaattcATATCAATTTATTATCAAATGGGTTTAAGCATCCTACACATTTTAATTcaatgaattcattttctttttgctttggatttctatcatgatttaaatatttacatatgggTTACTTTTTAGGTTTTTCATtctatgaaatataataaaaaccttTAAGGCTAGTTTTATGACCAAGACGAAGAGAACTTCAGTGAACACACGGAACAATAAATATGCTGCaacattttgtctttctttttgtagCTGCAATTTGGTTTGCTTatactttctctttgtctctttgaaAACTAAGTCAGTTTCACTTTCTCAGGACAGCATTTAATAACCATAATATAATTTAGTATAATTCCTTGATTTAGGCAAATTATGCAATTTGTGTTTAGTATGAAATGTACCTAAAAATAAGTAATTCCTCTTTAACACAACCATCCTCAAGCTAATATAACAAATAACAGTTATCCTAAAATAAATTGTCTATTTCCACCATGCAACACTCAAATTTTAAGGTTGCTATGACTGgagacagtattttaaaattcctctctGGAAATGGCTTTGTTTCCAAGATGATTTAGGAACCAAAAAGGTGACCATCTCTTGTTTAATGAACTCTCAAATCATAAACCTGGGAAGCCTTTtcgtttcctattgctgctgttacaaattatcacaaatgtgttagctaaaacaaacaaaattattattttacagtacAGTTCTAGAGATCAGAAGTCAAAAATGGGTCCACTTTGGGAAACTCTAAGGGAcaatctgtttccttgtcttttccagcttctagtgaCCATCAAATTCCTTGGCTCATATTCCCTGTATTTTCTCTGTGGCCTGTGCTTCCATTCTTTTATCTTCTCTCTGACTGTGACCCTCTAATAAAAACACTTGGGGTTCTATTGGGCCCACCCTGAAAATTCTGGATAATCTCCCTCAAGACCATTACttaaatcacatctgcaaagcctcTTTTGCTACATAAGTTAATAAATTAACAGTTTTTGAGGATCAGGACATAGACATTTGTGGGGGGGGGACCTTATTCAACCTACCACAGGAAGGAATTTTAGGGCTAGTTAGTCTAGCATTCTTATTTTATACttgaagaaactgaatttttggAATTGGAgagcattatgctaaatgaaataagccaaacacagaaagacaaatatcacatgttctcacttatctgtgaaatataaaacaattacattCTTAGCagtaaagagtagaatggtggttgctggagctggggaggggggcagtgggaggaatggggagtggtAATCAAGATACAAAGCCTCAGTTAAGATGGAAGaaataagtttgatttttttttagatgtgttTCACAGCATGATAAATATAGCTAAATAGTAAATCCCAAATGCTCTCATTtgacaaaaatatcaaatatttgagatgatggatgggttaattagcttgacttaaTTCCACATTGTGTTCAAAGATCATAACTTCATattgtaccacataaatatatacaactgtaCTATGccaatatgtaattttaaaactaatttaatgaaaaagaaatttaagttcAACGTTCCCAGAAACTAAGGGTAACTTAAAAGTTTTGtgagaatttgtttaaaaaaacaaacaagttttctctttttaacaatTACCACATTCTGCGCTTGGATATACAGcagggaacaaaaaaaaaaaaaaaaaaaaaaaaaaaaaaaaaaaaaaaaatctccaggccTAACATAATTTCAGGAAGAAATTTCAGTAGTAGTTTTATCTCAAGGGAAATACAGGAAGTTAGACTGGAGTAAAAGTCAGTTTGTCCCTGCCCCTTTGCTATTTTGCCCATGCCTCACAATGCTGTCTGCCTGTGGCGACAGCTCCGCAGAAGTTCAGAGGTTATAATGGAATTCAATGTGATAGAGAACTCGAGAAGGAAATTGGAAACTGGAAGCAAATGTAGGGGTAATTAGACACCTGTGGCTTGTGTGGGTGTCTGCTTGGCGGTGAGGGGGCTTCACACAAGCTTCCTTTCCATCATGCCGGCCCCTACCCTGGCTCTGACCACTCTGCTCTCTCTGGCAGGTCATGATGATGGGCAGCGCCCGCGTGGCGGAGCTGCTGCTGCTCCACGGCGCAGAGCCCAACTGCGCCGACCCCGCCACTCTCACCCGACCCGTGCACGACGCTGCCCGGGAGGGCTTCCTGGACACGCTGGCGGTGCTGCACCGGGCTGGGGCGCGGCTGGACGTACACGATGCCTGGGGCCGTCTGCCCGTGGACCTGGCTGAGGAGCGGGGCCACCGCGATGTCGCACGGTACCTGCGCGCGGCTGCGGGGGGCACCAGAGGCAGTAGCCATGCCCGCATAGATGCCGCGGAAGGTCCCTCAGGTGAGGACTGATGATCTAAGGATTTGTACCCGGAGAGCTTCCAAAGCTCAGACCATTTTCCAGCACAGAAAGTTCAGCCCGGGAGACCAGTCTCGGGTCTTGCCTCAGCTCACGTGCCAATCCATGGGAGGGCCTGAGTCTCCCGATCGCTCTTCCCCGCCAGGGCAGCAAATGGGAAATAATCCCGACATGAACTTGCGCACGTGAAAGCCCATTCTGTACATTATACTTCCCAAAGCATACCTACCCTCTCCTAGTTCAAGGCCTAGACTGCGGAGCAATGAAGACTCAAGAGGCTAGAGGTCTAGTGCCCCCTCTTCCTCCAAACTAGGGCCAGTTGCATCCATTTACCAGGTATGTTTCCTCATTTGCATACCAAGCTGGCTGGACCAACCCCAGGATTTCCAAACCCAATTATGCGTGACATCATCTGGAGATCTCTCAATCTCAGCTCTTCTGCACAACTCAACTAATTTGACCCTCCGCTTTATGCGGTAGAGTTTTCCAGAGCTGCCCCAGGGGATTTTGAGGGCAATAGGACCAAGACTTCGCTGACCCTGGCAGTCTGTGCACCGGAATTTGCAGCACTCTGTGGCAGACAGAGgccctctcctttccctcttaAACTTGTGCAAGAGATCACTGAGAGATGAAGATAGAATTGTGGTCCTCCTTGCCCTTGCCTTTCCTTTTTGCGATCTCAAAACATCCTCCCTCCGCCCCCATTCCATGACCCCAGTTCCTTACCCCCACAGCTGTCTGCTGAAAGTGCCAACATTACTCAATTGTTTCTAGAGGAGGaacacctttaaaaatatatatatatatatgaagcaaTACACGGGAATTAACACGAATATTTAAGGTAAAACATGACCTTGAAGATTCTGAAATCCATCTTATTTTGGCCCAGAACGGGGCACTGGGCTCCCTGGGCCATAGGGGAGCTGGAGAGGACGGGGTGGAGAGTTAGCTCTAAGCCCTCTGCTTGGAGATGCTGTAAATACAGAACGCAAAATCACCTTCGAAGTTAAAGACGCGAAGTTCTTCTTTACTCGGCCTCTGCTCCCCACCAATTCCCTCCAGTTACAGCTAGCATCCGGGTCCCGGTGAAGAAGGAGACTTCGCCTCCAGTTACAACTAGCATCCGGTCCCGATTTAGAAGGAGTTGCCAATTACAGCTCGGTTCCAGGGCTGAGCGAAAAGCTGGAGGAGCCAAGTGGGAGAGGGAGTAAAACTATCGAATTGGGCCacaagcaaatgaataaattgaaCGACTCAACCAAACCGAAGATATTTAATCCAAGCACACAagtctttcatttcttccttcctcccttccttctcttacTCCCCAACACCCCCTCTTCAAGCACAATTAATTACATGGTTAGATTCTACTGCGTGATCAGCCCTGTTCTAGGTGGTGGGCACGCCAAGGTGAATGAGACCAAACAAGAGTCTTGCTCTCATGGGGTTtacatttggagacagggtcgatctattgcccagcctggagtgcatggcgcgatcacagctcactgcagcctcaacctccctggctaaaggggttctcccacctcagtctcccgactagctgggaccacaggtgcgcgccacgatgcctgtttttgtttgtttgtttttgtttttgtttttgttgttaatagAGACGAGGGTTCACCCTGTtgtctgggctcaagcgatcctcccccctcctcctcctgaagtactgggattacagtcccaAGCTATCGTGGCCGACCTGGGAAATAGACGTTAAGCAAGATAACAACCTATTTTCAGAGAGCCAGTTTATAAAACCAATGCAATGGGTAAATATGAAGTGTGAAtaggaggagaaaataaagagtGGTTGGAGAATCTAATGAAAGCTAGGGAGGAAGAAACTCTCAAGTGCAAATGCTGCCTCaggaataaacataaaaagaaactcTCAAGTGCAAATGCTGCCCCAGGAATAAAATAAACTTGAGACTCTCAAGTGTAAATGCTGCCTCGGGAGAACCAAACGGCAAGCTGGAGCCCGTACACAACGAGATTagagagaaaggcagaagccAGATCATATGAATAAATGAGCATCCATTTTGTTTCAGAAATGATAGGAAACCATTTGTGGGTTTGTAGAAGCAGGCATGCGCAGGGAAGCTACGGGATTCAGCCGAGGAACGCCAGAGCCTGAGGCGCCCTTTGGTTATCGCTAGCTGGCTGGCTCATTCCGCACCAGGTGCAAAAGATGCCTGGGAAGGCGGGAAGGGAAAGGCCACATCTTCTCGCCTTTGCATGGGGAGCAACCACTGACACTCATTACATAACACTCGTTTTCTTCTTGCAACCCCGCGGGCCGGGCGGTCGCGCTTTCTCTGCCCTCGACCGGGCGGACCTGGAGCGCTTGAGCGGTCGGCGCGCCTGGAGCAGCCAGGCGGGCAGTGGACTCGCTGCTGGACCAGGAAGGTGTGGGAGAGCGGTGGTGGCGGGTACATGCACGTGAAGCCATTGCGAGAACCTTGTCCATAAGTACTTCAATGCCGGTAGGGACGGCAAGAGAGGAGGGCGGGATGCGCCACACATCTTTGACCTCTGGTTTCTAACGCCTGTTTTCTTTCTGCCCTCCGCAGGCATCCCCGATTGAAAGATCCACCGAGGCTCTGAGACACCTCCGGAAACTTAGATCATCAATCACCGAAGGTCCTACAGGGCTACAACTGCCCCCACCACAACCCACCCCGCTTTCGTAgttttaattagaaaatagagcttttaaaaatgaccTGCCTTTTGAAGTAGATATACGCCTTCCCCCACTACCGTAAATTTCCATTTATGTCAtcttttatatattgttataaaaatgtaaaaaagaaaaacaccgcttctgccttttcactgtgttggaGTTTTCGGGAGTGAGTACTCACGTCCTAAGTGCACATTTATGTGAGCACTTCTTGCGAGCCTCGCAGCCTGAGGAAGCTGTCGACATCATTACAGGCTTTTGTGAACTAGGCAAGCTCAGAGGGGTTACTGGCTTCTCTTGAGTCACATTGCTAGCAAATGGCAGAACCAaagctcaaataaaaataaaataattttcattcattcacttatatattatcaacatttattgagcacctattacaaCAATTTAATTGCATGGAATACAGCATCTTTTCTGACACTGTTGTTTCATGTATCTCTTAGAAAAACGCTGCTGTTAGACATCCAACACTATCTTGAGatgataaaatatcaaaaagcGTGTCTCAAGATGGATGAAATGCTGTTAAAATGGTGAATAGAAACTCTAGGGCGACCTCATATCGGTAGACTAGCACATCTGGAGATCCGTATTTATCCGACTTCCGGTTCCAAATCACGCGAGGTCTGGGATATTTTGCTCACTAGGCCTCAGCCAGGTAACTGAATCCGGCTAAACCTGGCCCACAGTCTCGGAATCCGACTTGGCTCCCCGGTTCCAGAGGGATGTGAGGTTGCGAATGACTGCCGCCAAACCGGAAGGAACTCTGCGGTTCTCTGCCACAGTGGGATTGTTGCAGGCACGCAGCTCAGACTTCACTGGGGTTGGGAGATGCTCCTGTCCACGCTTCCTcatcccaggctggagcaccgcgcctctattttttttttttttttttttttttttttaggtacacgccacataacataaaactaaaacttttaAAGAGTAGAAGTCAGTGGCATTTAGAacaatgttatgcaaccatcacttATGTAGCCCGAAACATTTTCGTCAACTGCATAGGAGGCCCCGTTAAGCATACCTGTTAAACCCTTCttgcctccagcccctggcaactacaaATCTCCTTTTGTCtctattctgaatatttcttataaatgggatcatacaatatgtgaccttccgtgtctggcttctttcaccaaGTGTAGTGTTTGAGGAGTTCATTCCTGCagcagcatgtatcagtacttcatttcattttatggctgaatcatattccattgcatgaatataCTGGAAATTGCTCATCTACTCATCCAGTGATGAACATCGAGTTGTTTTTTTGGCTTAAATTTATTCATAGTGTTctcatataaatacaaatatgtaattattattttatttctatttattacattaattattatttatatttttatattttattgtattataataattttataatattattatactaTGATAACAGACCGACTCCTATGGGCTGTCGGTGTGCTCTTCCACTGGCGTGCTCCCTGCCGCTGGGGTGCCCAGCTCCACGTCCAGTTCCTCCGATGAGTTCCTCTGGACGTACTGCCGcttgtgtgtctgcctgctagggtctcagGGTTTTCATAGGCAAAGGATGGGAGCGTGGCGGGACAGGGTGGTCTTGGGatatgcaacatttgggcatgaaggaaggagtgcctgtcctcacctaggtccagTGGGCATAGGCCCAGGGGAGGGCCCTTACCAGGGACCCGTCTTTGTCTACCCAACACTTCCCTGCCCCTCTTCCCTATCATTGTGTTTCAATTACGTTTGTCTGGGTTCAGCACTCCCTTGGTTGCTGTAAAGTTTCTTACTGTTTCCCTGAGTTCCCACGAAGTCAATTCTGGcagcttttgcttatttttctgtgtttctgtatAGGAATGGGCCCTATGAGCTCACTACTGTGCCACTTTCGCtattatcttttgttgttgttcaatttGTGTTTTAGGGCAGGAAGGTCAAATGCTTCTGATGTGCCAATTTCCTGCCTCCATATATCTCCTGTGTCTGGTACTCAGTGCCCATGCCCGGCATCCTCACTTTCTGGGCATCCGTCTGTCAACATTTCTCTGAAGCTCGCTAGCTCTACCACTCAGCTGTCCCCCTGAAAAATTTCTCCACCTCCCCCCGCAACTGTAGGAAGCTCGCCGTCCTCCTTACCCTTCCTCAACCCCACTCctgttctctcccttttttcccccttccacCCCCATTTCCCCGACTtctgctgggggtgggagggataaCCGGTTCGAAGACATTCCCCTCCCCCTCGCCGCTTCTCGGGCGATTGCTGATTCGCAGTCCTACGCTCCACTCGCCAGCAGGCTCCGCTGTGGTGTGAGCACCTCGGGGAGCGCAAAGGCGTCCGCTTTGAGGCGCTGGACCTCAGGCCAGGAAGAGCCTATCTCCGGGACCTTTTTATGGAGATCTGCTATTAAAGCTGCCACGCGTTTCCCGAGCACACCGAGCACACGCGTACTGGGCCTGACGACTCCAGGGAAGGACCTGCTCCGGAACTGAGGACTAGACCCAGGTCCCAGAACTACCGGTGGAGGAGGCCGCAGTAACCTCCGAAGCAGGCTGAGAGACTCGGGTGGGCTTTCTCCAGtgaaaaaaaacagaagccaGAGGGAAAGGGTG from Macaca thibetana thibetana isolate TM-01 chromosome 15, ASM2454274v1, whole genome shotgun sequence includes these protein-coding regions:
- the LOC126937619 gene encoding cyclin-dependent kinase inhibitor 2A isoform X2, which codes for MEPSADWLATAAARGRVEEVRALLEAGALPNAPNSYGRRPIQVMMMGSARVAELLLLHGAEPNCADPATLTRPVHDAAREGFLDTLAVLHRAGARLDVHDAWGRLPVDLAEERGHRDVARYLRAAAGGTRGSSHARIDAAEGPSGIPD
- the LOC126937619 gene encoding cyclin-dependent kinase inhibitor 2A isoform X1, with product MMMGSARVAELLLLHGAEPNCADPATLTRPVHDAAREGFLDTLAVLHRAGARLDVHDAWGRLPVDLAEERGHRDVARYLRAAAGGTRGSSHARIDAAEGPSGIPD